TCTGAAAGAAAAGGAACGGCAGAAGGTCGCTGAAGAGTTGGAGTTatggaaaaagcagcaaaaagatGCTGATAAATACAAAAGCATACAAAAAGAAGGGGAATTACATCAAGAAATAGGGCAattaaaagagaggaaaaatgaaaaaatgacCAAAACTAGAATTCCTAATGAAGGAACTTCTAAGAGCAGacccaaacccacaaaaggTTGTATGATTTATTCCTCGGTGTTTCTAATTCATTATTTATCTTTGTCTCCACCATACTGAACCTGTTCTATTAGTCTgcagttattttaaattattttcaggtACTTTATTGAGCTCAAGCATGTGAGTTCTTAGCACTTGTTTAAGTCTTTGGAAATACAAGAGCAGGTTTTGTTCTAAGCTTTAGAAAAGTAAACCAGAAAGCCTTTCCGAGGGTGTGATGCAGACTTTCTGGGGGTGGAGATCCTGTTACCCTAAGTTACCTTACTGCTGCATTTCATAGAAATATACAGTCTCCTTTCACTCTCTCTATCCCATGTCTTGGTCCTATGGAGAGCCAATCCAGGGAactaaaacaacagaaaatatttcatttcttgtttgtttgcttttatagGTTAGTTTTAACTCCTGTGGTTGTCAGAGCATCATACAAGTGACAGAAATAGAGGTGTAAGAGGAGTTTAAGTTCATTTGTGACAGATGCTCTATCATTCCATTTATTTACTGGCTACATTAACAAGAAACATTGTTTGAACCTTCCCTTCAAAAGAACAAGTCTAAACCTTTCTCAAGTTATTAGAGGTTTAATCCTAATGTGTTGCATTCCTAAATTAGGTGTACTTTGGACTTCGgtagaaaaccagaaaattctcttttccttgatttttttcatttccagtacTCCAATTCTTTTCATAGGTCATGCTTCCTGTAGTATATTTTCACCAAATGTAAAGGAAGAACAGTTACCAGCTCCTCGATCTGCTGCTACAATTAAAGTCAACTTTACCCCACGAGTTTTTCCTACAGCTCTGCGAGAATCTCGCGTcgcagaagaggaggaggtaAAGTAGTGAATTGTTTATTGTGTATTCAGTAAGTTGACAAAAATGGTAGCTGTGCTAAGGAATGTAACCTGTGCAATATATCTTCCAAGGAAGGCAGTTGCATTTAAATTAAGatataaagaaacaaacaagtaaACCAAAAAGTATTAGTGATGCAGTAACTTGACTTTTCATGGTAATAAAATAATTGGAAAACTTTGAACTTTTTCATATCTgacattattaaatatttttctctgtccaAAATACGTGGCAAATAGAATTCTTTTGATAGTAGTGAGTGAAGAGATAAAATTCATTTTTGGATTTgaatttttccttcagaaataaTGCTTGCCCATTTTGTACTTACAGTGGCTACATAAACAAGCAGAAGCTCGAAGAATAATAAGTGCTGATTTGTCTGAGCTGGAAGATTtaaaagaagaggagaagaatCCAGATTGGTTAAAGGACAAAGGAAAGTAAGTTAGATTCCACTTGAAGATATATTGAAACTTAATTAATTATTATGGTTTTTGTATACTGTTAGTTTTGATATTTTCTATATATCCTAAACACAGATGGTGAATGTCTATAGAGTAGTCATAGAAGTCATAATAGAGATTTTATTGGCAGCTTATGGGGTTTGAATCTGATAAAGTTGTGAGACGCAATTGTTGAAGCCCACGATGAACAAAATCATTGTAAACACATCATTCTTCTTTGAAGGCAGTTGAGGCAGTGCACTATTATATCTAGGTGGATTTCCTTTCATTTGAACTTTTTAGGGAGAGGTGAAACATCTGTCTAAAACAAACTTCAGGaattttataaaaatgctgGTTTATTTATATAGCTGTGTCATACAGAAAGGTTTGATTAGGCAATCAGATACACAGAGCTTTCAAAACTAGTCCTGTGTCTGCAAAACTGTGTCCACCTCTTACAGTTCTTTGCTGCTTGGAAGCAGTGACTTTTTAGTGTGTGTCTGTAAGTTGTATTGTCTGCATCAAGTTGGACTGAACTTCAACTGTGATGTTCTCAGAAAAGGCTATAAATGTGCATTTCCAAGGAAAAGATGCtaaaacttcaaatatttgcaaatgAATTGTTAGTAATAAGTAGGTATATATTTTGTGTTCATCACCTTCTTTAAAGTGCACGTTTCACTTTCTGTTTAACACTTAGCAAAATGTTTGCAATGGGAAACTATCTGGCAGCTGTAAATGCCTATAACCTCGCAGTGAGGCTGAACAACAAGCTTCCCCTGCTGTACCTGAATCGTGCTGCCTGCCACCTTAAACTGAGGAATTTACACAAAGCTATTGAAGACTCCTCTAAGGTATAAAAAATACTGTCATCTTATGCATTATTGTGGTTTATTACTGTGATGTTTCTGTTTTAAGTGGATCTGTAAATACATATTAGTGTGATTCggaattttaaaattcaaacttGATATAATGAAGCCATGCTGGAATATTGAAATTTGATAGTGATTAATGAAGTTtcagaaatttaaaacaaaacaacaattaaaaaactCTAAACCATGCTTCTACACATTTGGGACAAATGGCCATATGTTGACTAGCATGTGTTTCtttacagataaaaatatatacacttGAAAAGCAATAtatacacttaaaaaaaccctcaacttggagcagaaaaaaacaccaaaacaaaatatacaCAGATACCGTTTCTATTACACTGTGGTGTGCTTCATTTgttggaaggaaaaataaaggtgtGGTGGTGATGAGCAGGATAccttcaaaaaaccccaacaaaccagGCATTTTGAAAGAAGGGCTGTATCACCTAGATGTTTTAGCAGCCATTATTTGTGCAATGGGAGGAGTGATCTCAATTGCACCTGAATAATGTGGAGGAATTTTTGccagaattattattttttgaacTAATAAGTACTTGAatcttggttgttttggtttggttttttttcctagtaacTACTACTAAAACACACATGCCTTTTTAgggctgtctttttttttttttttaataacatggTATGTAATATTGTGTATGAAAACAGAACATTATTTGACTGTAATAAACATTTAACATAGTATTTGTCAGTTTTTAGCCATGGCAGTGTAACTGTAGTTAGCAAACGGGGGTGATGGATACAAATCTTAATGAATAGATTCACAAGCTGTATAGTTTGAATTTGAATagttatttctatttctatttgaATAGTTATTATGTTACTGTATAATAATAGTAATTAGGTGAGAGAAGTGTGTGTAAACTAGAAAAGCCCTCAAATTATGGCAAATATTCTTATAAATACTTTGGGTGttctcatttctaaaggcactAGAACTGTTGACACCACCTGTTCCTGATAACGAGGGTGCTCGAGTGAAAGCCTATGTGAGACGTGGAACAGCCTTTTGTCAGCTGGAATTATATACTGAAGGTGAGGCCTTGATTTTATGGAAGTGTGCACCTGAATTTAGAGTGACAAGCAAGTAATTCTGTTTAGTTCAATGGGACTGCTCACACCTTTATGTTTTCAGGAATGACTTTGAAGGAGCCCTATACAATCTGTTATGAACCTTGATACCAcgttccttatttttttcttaattttgctGGCTGATTGCAGTTCCACTtgaaaaatcttgaaaaaataCCTGAGTTAA
The DNA window shown above is from Pseudopipra pipra isolate bDixPip1 chromosome 12, bDixPip1.hap1, whole genome shotgun sequence and carries:
- the DNAAF4 gene encoding dynein axonemal assembly factor 4 isoform X1, yielding MPLWLREHRWHQTPTAVFLSLPLRGARATPANIFCSERYLKVSIPPFLFEAILYAPIDDTNSTAKIGNGNIFFTLYKKELAMWDSLTLENADKEKLQYLRENAVLKAQQKAKEETEAKKATKEEHKKYALEATMKLEEAERKRIEDLKEKERQKVAEELELWKKQQKDADKYKSIQKEGELHQEIGQLKERKNEKMTKTRIPNEGTSKSRPKPTKGHASCSIFSPNVKEEQLPAPRSAATIKVNFTPRVFPTALRESRVAEEEEWLHKQAEARRIISADLSELEDLKEEEKNPDWLKDKGNKMFAMGNYLAAVNAYNLAVRLNNKLPLLYLNRAACHLKLRNLHKAIEDSSKALELLTPPVPDNEGARVKAYVRRGTAFCQLELYTEGLQDYEAALKIDPKNKNIEKDAEKIRHLIQGTMQGS
- the DNAAF4 gene encoding dynein axonemal assembly factor 4 isoform X3, producing the protein MWDSLTLENADKEKLQYLRENAVLKAQQKAKEETEAKKATKEEHKKYALEATMKLEEAERKRIEDLKEKERQKVAEELELWKKQQKDADKYKSIQKEGELHQEIGQLKERKNEKMTKTRIPNEGTSKSRPKPTKGHASCSIFSPNVKEEQLPAPRSAATIKVNFTPRVFPTALRESRVAEEEEWLHKQAEARRIISADLSELEDLKEEEKNPDWLKDKGNKMFAMGNYLAAVNAYNLAVRLNNKLPLLYLNRAACHLKLRNLHKAIEDSSKALELLTPPVPDNEGARVKAYVRRGTAFCQLELYTEGLQDYEAALKIDPKNKNIEKDAEKIRHLIQGTMQGS
- the DNAAF4 gene encoding dynein axonemal assembly factor 4 isoform X2; this encodes MAVPRQIMALPLLVLCANALATQQVSIPPFLFEAILYAPIDDTNSTAKIGNGNIFFTLYKKELAMWDSLTLENADKEKLQYLRENAVLKAQQKAKEETEAKKATKEEHKKYALEATMKLEEAERKRIEDLKEKERQKVAEELELWKKQQKDADKYKSIQKEGELHQEIGQLKERKNEKMTKTRIPNEGTSKSRPKPTKGHASCSIFSPNVKEEQLPAPRSAATIKVNFTPRVFPTALRESRVAEEEEWLHKQAEARRIISADLSELEDLKEEEKNPDWLKDKGNKMFAMGNYLAAVNAYNLAVRLNNKLPLLYLNRAACHLKLRNLHKAIEDSSKALELLTPPVPDNEGARVKAYVRRGTAFCQLELYTEGLQDYEAALKIDPKNKNIEKDAEKIRHLIQGTMQGS